GCGACAAAACGTATCTCCGTGATTTCAGGACGAGGCGCATATATTGGTGAAATGCTTCGCATAGAAAAATACTAAGTAACTACATCTTCTAACATTCTCTCCATATTCTGTCTCgctatattacaaatttaaatcgttttttccttcttttttttctgagcgtttcgtaatatatatttgatgtaCAATTCTCTCAGGAATATCTAAAGATTACGAAATGTAGGTACTCTCCGTCTCTTGATTCTTGTAATTCAAAAAGTCGCGTAAACGAATGCGCGTGTATTCGAAGGAAAATATCGGATTCCCGAATGAAGTGATGGGACAGATATTGAACGGGTAAGTAAATGAGCATTTTTCCTTCGATATTcctgcaataaattatactaaataataagaatatttgttataaatatagatttaaatgaACACTTGTTCACTCGCCAAGCTGTCCGCGAACGGCGCGACGAATACTCGCGTGGCGAAGTAAAACGTCAGTCCGAATGTGATGGAAATCGGTAACGCGGGCAGCGCTTTCTTAATCATGGCCAGCAACAGCAACGTCAAGCACAGGCCCTGCAACACGTAGAAACGATTTATTGAGAAAAAGTTTCGTGTTAGTATTCGTTTCGATAAAGATACGTACGATGAGAATAGCGACGAAGCAAGCCAACGTAGTGTTCCAGTCTCCGTAGCTGGACGCCTTTCCGACAAGTACGCTGTAGAATATGAAATCGCCAAGTCCTAGTTTAACCCCGCGCTCCTCCGAGCCGATTCGACGCGTTTCCTCGGCGATTTGGCGTTCCTCGTCCTCGGCATTTTGCGGTTCTTGCGGGCGATTCTCTTGTTGCCTTGCGTCCTCTACCAATGTAGTCGAGTTTTCCCGCAGTTCTTGGGCGCGCCTTGCGCTACGTTCACCtaagtgaaatttattttttatttttttttttctagactAGACCAACGGCAAatcgaataataatttgatttgcgTAACTCTGACATTATTTCAACTTTGTCAATTAGTTTCCTTCAATGGAAATTTTCTTAACGTTTGATCCGTACCGTGTGTTTCCACCCATTCAGGGGTGAAACCACCCTCTTCCTCGCGATTATTTTGATTGTCCGTTTGATCACGCGTGGGAGACACCGCGGTGTCTCCAGACGCCATCGTAGCCGCTTGTACATATCCAGCGTAAGTCACAGTGAATGAGTACAAGATGGTGGAAGAATATATTAGAGCAGGGAAAATAGATTCATTTCGTTCCTGCGCCGTTTCCACGAGTATTCGTAGCGGGCCTTTGGGCGTCAACACCGCAATCAAATCTATATCCAATTGagaagattataaatttgtttccaTTTCCCTTACACAAATATCCATCTCAAAAATGTCTTACCCCAGATGCTTATAACGCCAAGTACAACCCATGCCGTCCATTCTGGTAAATACTTAATGAAAACGAGCGCCATTAAAgcagaaataaagattaaatatgcTTGTTGAAGTTGCAGCGGCCCCCACCAATGAATAGTAATCATTCCAACTGCGCCGAAATTCCATAAACCTATACCTATTGTGAAGAAGTCCATCGGAATGTTGTAAGCTTTCAGTACTTGCCTGCAAGTGCAAACCTTTTGTTTTAGCCCTTGTTACTTAATATAACATTCATGTATTCATCGACAGAACATTTTACAGATTTAGTTggtgtattttaaaacttactCGCAAAATAGAAGGGAAAACATTGAAAGCAGTAGCAAAGAGCTTATCATCAACCATCCGTGTATGATTCTGTAAAATCTGTACTTATAAAGAAGGATCAGTATCACAGTCATAAATACAATGACACTCATGAGAATCAGCGAGTTGGCAAATGCTTGCCAAACTTTGGTACTCGTGTCAGTGGTATCCTCGTGAAAAGGAGTGTATACTCTAAAAATCATTACTGTTATAAATTCTCATTCAAACAACGTAGCTACTAAGAGTATATCGTCAAAGGTGTGAAACTTACAAGTACATTCCCTTAGTCGTATAGAAGTTCACCGAGCTAATAGTAGCAACTACAACCAGCATACACAGCGAGACAGGGACAAAGAGTTTTATCACATGCCCTGCGCCGTATAACAATTCCAGTTCCTCCGCCTGGCGTGCCTGtctattttgattattgctaCCGGACGTGCCTCGTCTGTTCGATCGTTCTATAGACGTGTCTGGTGATTCAATATGCACTTCGGGTACCCCATTTTCCACCTGCAAGAAGTGTTGCGTGTAATAATTGTCGGAGGGACTACTTTTAGCGGCAGTGCTTTAAGACTTGCCTCGTTAGAAatttaatgtgtaaaattgaaaaaaaaaaaaaaaaatcaggaaagaaaaaataataaagtagtGTAAAAAGTTACTTCTTCGCTGGTGTTCCTAGACCGACCCTTACGGCGATGCTCATTGCCCAGGATCACGTCATCCGTGCGAGACTCGACGTGACCGTCCATCAGGCTTGTGTACTCGTTTGCGGAATCGTAATCACTCTCAGACATTCATCAAAGTCTGCGTTCCTGAACGAGCGGATGGAAAAAACTCGTTTTGACAGTTTCCACCCTGTTGCGCTCACTTTGGCACTTCTCGACACGCCACGCGGTTTATTCTCCAGGTACGTACATGCATTAGAGAAAGAAAGCGTAGATTATGATTCGACGCGGATTATTTGATACAGTTCTCTCGTTTAATCGCGGAATACTTGAAACTTGAAAAGCTGCTTGTTGACAACCATttacatttctctctctctctctctctctctctctctctgtctcttactctcttttcctctctcccTTACTTCTCTCTGTTCGCTAGGGAGTCATAACTCAGTCTagaaaaggggggggggacaaCAAAAGTGCCACCATATCGTGTACCTGAAAATAACAAACTAAAAGTGAAGAGTTAGAGGTGAACGCGCactttatatctatatattattgtaattgtaattaataataataatagatctGATCGTCTCATCGCGACCACTAATTTTTTCAAGGGTCAAAGAACGCCTAATCACGTTCTTTGATATTCTCAACAGCCAAAGAACGCCCAGTTGCgttctgcaaattttttttgtgaacGCGATTAGGCGTTCTTTGGCTATTGAGATATCAAAGAACGCCCAATCGCGtcctttaattttattacgtacTTTATAACGGTTCTACAACGGTTTTACAATTGAGTTTACTAAACACCATCGCAATGTGATTGGTGTATACTTCTAGAGCTACCaacagattaatttttttataggcTATTACTCAACCGTATCCTCTGATAGTGACCAATGGTAGCACGCACACAATTTCTGTCGTTGCCGCACTTTCTCTATTGCTGGATTCACACTGGGTCCAATTTCCGACGTATGACGTCCAATATCCAATAAGaaagattgttttatataaaacaatctttCTTATTGGATATCGGACATCGTAGTCGGAAATCGGACTTAGTGTGAATCCAGCATATTTCTGACCATGACCTCAACGTTCGCGAAACGGGTTTGGTTTCGGCGCGGCAAACAGTGCTGATATTCTTGACGGCGAAAATTTGATCGCTGGAGTGAATTGGAAAGAAAGTCCACGACGCAATCGTCAACGTGAATATGTGCTAGCCGTGAATGTCAAGCACGATGAGCTTCTCTAGTGATGAGGTCAACTTCTTGGTCTATCGATACCTACAGGAATCCGGTACGAAGAGTTCGTTTATAACCTATAAACTTTACGCTCGATGGATGCCGCTGACTCGTTTTGTTTAGATGCTTTTTCACACTGACGTTCGACGCTTAATTTTAGCGCTAAAATACATCGCGTAATCAAAAACTACTGCAATGGTGGGTTATTATTGGTTACGTGATATCTTCTAACGCTGAAATTGAGCGTCAAACATCAACGTGAAAAAAGGCATTTTTTCCATTTCACTTATGCGGTGAGAACTTAGTATGGTTTTAACGCTCCTCATTCACCGATGAATGAGTCGATTCAATGACGAAGTATAtctaataatgcaataatgcAAGAAATTTATTGATGCAAAATATTACTGAATCGAAATTGCGATTACAGTTTGCAAGATTTACTTATCGACTCTGTATCCTGGATCAAAATAGCGCTgttgaaaacattatttttatgttttacttattaaaataaaatttaatttctgtaagcaaacaaataatcactcaatttataatcaataattatatttaatttttttaaatggctagtatataaattacttttttgctttgttttgttaatattttataatattttatgtgtacTTTAAGTACCAAATTAATTGTGAGTTTGAGTTTCACAAAGTTCCAAGTTGTTCGTCATTATCTACATATAacaatttgttattgttttaatgGTATTGTTTTCTGATTTTTCTCTCAGGTTTTCAACATTCTGCATATACATTTGGCATAGAGTCACATATATCACAAAGCAATATTAATGGTGCTTTAGTGCCACCTGCAGCGCTCTTGTCCATACTTCAGAAAGGATTACAATATACAGAAGCAGAAATATCCATTGGCGATGATGGCACTGAACATAGAATGGTGGAATCTTTATCACTTATTGATGCTGTTATGCCTGACGTTGTTGCAACACGGCAGAATCAAATTAATCAACAAAAACAACAGGTGAAAAGTGAAGGCCAGGACACAAATGGCGAGGAAGGTAATCTATTcagtacatatttataaaacataagcacaaagattaaaaagactaaattaacaattaagaaACTGAAATCAGATAACAAAGTAACGCATACTGCCAAGAACCTGGTACACCCTGGTCTGAAAGATGGAAGTTTATTTCAGATCTCCTTAACAACCAGGCAGATAAATCAGGCAGCCTTAGATTACGGTCATATTGCGAGTTGCATAACATGTCACTTTTGTCAAACGCGatgataagaattttaaacacatttttatcaCCGGGTTATAATCAGAGATGACAGAATACAATTCATTATCAATCTGTCCGTCAACTAGTGGCAAACAATCTCAAACTCTTGTTCACtatttgtaacaataaaacatgaaaagagagattcttttttattatagaaaaatactaCAGAATAAACTATGAAATAACAAGATGTTCTATTTCTTCTCAGTTGTTGCAAACAACGAAGGTATAAGTAATAATGATCGAGGTGGAGACAGAGCAGCGGAGATGGAAATCGATGAACCAGCAACTGGAGCCAATGCTGGGTCGAATGCCAGCGCGGTAGAGATTCCCGCTAGTAAAGCTACAAAATTACGCGGTCATGAATCAGAGGTATTTATCTGTGCTTGGAATCCAACAACCGACCTGCTAGCGTCTGGTTCAGGTGACAGCACTGCTCGTATCTGGGACATGTCGGATAATTCGCAAGCGCCCAATCAGCTTGTTCTACGCCACTGTATACAGAAAGGTGGAACTGAAGTGCCGAGCAATAAGGATGTTACATCACTTGACTGGAAGGTGCGAAGAATGCATTTTTACCTTATCGCATTGTTAGATGCAAAGTGTGAAATGCATTCAATCTTCTTTACAGTGCGACGGCACGTTACTTGCGACTGGAAGTTACGATGGATACGCTCGCATTTGGACAACCGACGGACGCTTAGCGTCCACGTTAGGTCAGCACAAAGGTCCGATCTTTGCATTGAAATGGAATAAGCGTGGTAACTATATTCTGAGCGCCGGAGTTGATAAAACTACCATTATTTGGGACGCTGAGAGCGGACAATGTACGCAACAGTTCAGTTTCCACTGTGCGCCCGCCTTAGATGTCGACTGGCAAACAAATACATCTTTTGCTAGTTGCTCCACCGATCAGTGCATACATGTATGCAAACTCAACGTTGATAAGCCCATTAAGAGCTTCCAGGGACACACGGTGCGTATACATTATCTTGGAACTTTTTGcgatttaatcaaatataagGTATGCTCCTTCTTTCATTCCCGCttatctcgtttttttttgcattttgcagAATGAAGTTAATGCAATTAAATGGGATCCGCAAGGAAATCTATTGGCTAGTTGTTCAGATGATATGAGTCTAAAAATATGGTCTATGAAGCAAGATACGTGGGTACACGATCTGCAAGCTCACAGCAAAGAAATCTACACGATCAAATGGTCGCCGACTGGTCCGGGAACACACAATCCAAATATGAATCTAACATTAGCTAGTGCCTCTTTTGATTCGACAGTTAGATTGTGGGACGTCGAAAGGGGCGTATGCATACATACGCTGACGAAGCACACTGAACCAGTTTACAGTGTAGCATTCAGTCCGGATGGCAAGTTTCTTGCTAGCGGCAGTTTtgacaaatgcgtacacataTGGTCCACTCAGGTGAGTATCATGATTTTTGTGCAAGCTTATCGAATTATGATATCGCAGACGAAAAATTATGTTGAACTTTTCCTCGCGTTATTTTTGTGCTCGATAAACTAATgcgataagaaattaataattaatgtgaaTCGTAAGATTAATATTCGGTAAGATATACCGAAAACTtcctttttgtaaattaataaacagtaACGATTAGCTATTTTATCTGTTTCTCAAATCTTTAGGAAACAATCATTTTctaactaaataatttttttcatccgAACAGAGCGGTCAGTTGGTGCACAGTTACAAAGGTACAGGCGGCATCTTCGAGGTTTGCTGGAATAGTCGCGGCGACAAAGTCGGTGCATCAGCATCTGACGGCAGTGTATTCGTTCTTGACCTACGTAAGCTATGATCATGGTCACGTCATAGAACTTATTTTCCATCAATTCGGCAAGTTCGTCGCAACAGTTAAGTTACCCGAAATTATATTACTCATaacttttttatcatattattttgctttaacAGTAAACTGGGTACATACAGGTATATACAGGTATATACtgtgagaaaaataatgaatttggATTGTATTCATTGCTTGCTCGTTTCTTTCCGTACATTCGCATGTACGTAGTGAATGTGAAAATGTCAAATGCAATACAACCAATGCAATGATTACTGTAAGcagatttattgtaattaatggcTTGAagggagaaaagaaaaacgacgATTTCGATGTGCTGACATTGCGCATGATAGAAAATGAAGCCCTAGCAAATGGAAAGCCAACAGTAAATGcacaatattttcattcaCATTACGTATaaacttttgttaatattgcattttatgaaCGAATCACTCCGAATATGAATTGAATTGGTTAATTCGCACGACATTTagtatgacatatacattttctgcattttaacagtaaaaatttacaactGTTCATTTGCATTCACTGTTCATTTGCTTAGTATATACTCACTTTTACATGTGGGATGATTCATAATTCATGAAAAACCTTTTTTCACGAATTATTTTTGGAAAGTGCAAATATACGGAcggagttttatttattaaatgatcagcgacatttataatttttttgtaataataagaTTCTAGACTAAGTTACGTAGATTACGTAAACAAAATTcgacaagaaatatatttctgaaatGTTATTCAATAGTTTTGAGTTGTCCTATATAAGCATTTAAGTATTCTTGTAGTTTTCCTTCGAACATGTATTTATATGAGTCATGCTATTATATATGAATGgtacaagagaaaaaaagtctTAAAAACTAGGTGTTAAAGAAAGATGTTTAATAATGCGCACATGATCTTTAATATGAGAACGAATTTTTGTGAATCATTCCCTTAACAGTTTCGCGACCGTTATATATTCGGCTCTGCTCGACGCTTGGAGCTGCTCTATTATATTGAACTGATGTAAAATATCCgatatttcatattacatAACCTGATACAATGATGCAGAAAACAGTGAACGTAAAATTACGTGACCGGCTCCTGATTTATACCGCAGTATAAAACCGAAGTAAAAATACGTGAGCGGCCGCGAAAGTGTTAACGTCTCTTTAGAAACGAGGAAGAGAAATGTAtatcgataatatttttaatgacgaCACACTGTAAGGGACACACTCATTGTCAGTGTGACTCTATACAGGTCAACAGACTTTGTATCTACAGAGAAATGAATTGCTATCTTCATTCGTTAAAAGTGACTGGAGTATTCTATTATTCCAGTTGTATAAGTGTAATAGTATTCaatttagaaaatagaaataaacctttttcctttttataaCGCACGAGGAATATACCCATTGAGGATACCCATTGATGGCTTActccaaataaaatttattaattacgtcATCAGGCAACTCAAACTTCATCTGTTATTATCAACTCAACATCTCTCGTAACGAGATAATAGGCGATGATCTATACATAggaaaattatgtgttttgcttttaattatcctttaaataaataattatctatcGCTATAAAATCAATACAACATACACATGCAGCCGAATCTCCATATAGTTTACCTCTATATTTCCAATGACTTCACCACCCCGCCGCTCCACCGCTATTTCATGGAAGAGCGGTGCAAGAGGAGAAAGTGTTTGAAAATATGGAAACAAGGGCTGCGAAAATACAGAGGTTCTACTATATATTCATTCATCATTcttgacaaattttatattatacaaattaacgcttttaataataaaaaagattctaAAGAAGTCTAACTAGGTTCTAGGTTCTAACATTGATAGACATtattgaaagatttaaaactACATcggtttttttgttttttttttttagatttcccGAAAAATGCACTGAAACAATTACAAGTGAAAATGATCTTATGGCACGATCGCGTgaacttaaattaaataagcatattaataatacgtaTACACATTTTATCTGTTGCATTTTTCGCGAGGCCTTCAAATCTCACGCATTACGATGGACATtcgtgtttttctttttttgcgcAAATGGTAATCGCTCTGTCTTTGTACTCTTGTTATGGTAcaggaataaatatataattgcgaCAAGACGAAACAATCATAGTAATAatcgataatattaaaacgaaaCAAAAAGCGAACGAGATATATGCGTAAAactatttctaaattaatgtGCGTGTAGGATACATCTATTGTACTTATGGAAATCTTATCGCGTTATTAGTCGTCTTCTCAACATTAACAGTATATCTGAGTTCCGGATCCTCTCACAAGATTCGATTCTTATCTTTTGCGGATAGCTTCTTTGATTAGCATACTAGCAGAAAATAGACTTCAGAGTTGCAAAAACTGCAGGTACACACAAGTGAGATTTGCCTCGCGCGCGCCCAACGATCGACGCTGGGTATCGCACGAGAGGCGGTAACTATCGATACAACGAACGAATACATTTGTACATCTATTAGTTGACAAGAGAAGTGAAGTCGCAAGTTTTAATCAACTCTCGTGCCCTCGTTTTCCCCTCCGCAcagatttatcaataaatgttGCGCGAACGCGATAATTAAATACACATGCTAAGGATCGGGGATATCAGGTATTCTCTGCAATATATAGAAGAGCTTAGACAAAATCACAATGCATAATACTGCTTCGTTACGCCTTCCTCCGTGTCCGAAGAAGCTAGACATAGAAAGAGACGGAAGTAAAGGAGTTTACATAAAGCTTAGACCTTTGTACGATTCTTTGGAACGTTACGCGCGATAGTCAAATCTATTACATCTCGTCGTCGTATCTCTTCGAACGATGCAATCGCGATTCTCGCGTTCCTCTTAGCTTCAGAGATAAATCCAAAactaattcaataaattaatcgcTAAAAAGTCAATAATGGTAAGGAGAAATCAAATActgcgtatgtgtgtgtgtaaaacgTTCCGATTTCTCGATTGGATTTCAATGAGAATACTCTTGCGCTTATCGTCAATTGTGAAATTCAGCGATTTTTCACCTCTGTCACGCAACTGCCAGAATTCAGACTGTTTTGTCAAACGGGAATGAATAAACTGAAAGAGGACGAAATCGACGGAATAACTTAACAATGACAATGGTCGATTAAAAGTCGCATATGGCAAAGCTAAAATATCGGATCTCTggagtttttctttttgcaggtCGAGTCGCGGCATTACAACAGGCGAAGTTCATTAGCCTGCACCTGAAAGATCaacgttattattacattttattacgtCGTGAATGCTTTCTGCGGTCAAGTATTCTTGGatccaaataaaataaataaatgagcgATTATGAGATTTAATGTCATTTAAAGtcaatatatcaaatataatatcggAAATCAAAGGATTAATTCCTTACACATTCGGCTCGACATTTTCGGAATATACCTGGCTATTCGTTGATTTAGAAATCCAAAGTTATACAAATTTGAAGCCAAGTTCAACACCAAAATTCTAAACCGATATCAGATACCAATAACGCCGTATATCATCGGTTGAAGCGCCGAGCCGAATTTGTTTAATCCGAATGATTGCCGCGAGGCGAAGCTAAAGGTAGaggaaaaatctaaaaatacgGCTCATACTCTGGCCATCCGATCGTCCTGCGACGCGCGAAACAGCGGAACATCCTCCTCGAACCACTCGATCCTGTCGGACGCTGCGTTCCGGTCGCGACCATTCCTCGTGCCGGGTCTCACGTTCTTGTCAGCGTCATCGGATCCGTATTCGCCTGGTGCCGATCGCTTG
This window of the Linepithema humile isolate Giens D197 chromosome 1, Lhum_UNIL_v1.0, whole genome shotgun sequence genome carries:
- the Psn gene encoding presenilin-1, whose product is MSESDYDSANEYTSLMDGHVESRTDDVILGNEHRRKGRSRNTSEEVENGVPEVHIESPDTSIERSNRRGTSGSNNQNRQARQAEELELLYGAGHVIKLFVPVSLCMLVVVATISSVNFYTTKGMYLVYTPFHEDTTDTSTKVWQAFANSLILMSVIVFMTVILILLYKYRFYRIIHGWLMISSLLLLSMFSLLFCEQVLKAYNIPMDFFTIGIGLWNFGAVGMITIHWWGPLQLQQAYLIFISALMALVFIKYLPEWTAWVVLGVISIWDLIAVLTPKGPLRILVETAQERNESIFPALIYSSTILYSFTVTYAGYVQAATMASGDTAVSPTRDQTDNQNNREEEGGFTPEWVETHGERSARRAQELRENSTTLVEDARQQENRPQEPQNAEDEERQIAEETRRIGSEERGVKLGLGDFIFYSVLVGKASSYGDWNTTLACFVAILIGLCLTLLLLAMIKKALPALPISITFGLTFYFATRVFVAPFADSLASEQVFI
- the ebi gene encoding F-box-like/WD repeat-containing protein TBL1XR1 — encoded protein: MSSTMSFSSDEVNFLVYRYLQESGFQHSAYTFGIESHISQSNINGALVPPAALLSILQKGLQYTEAEISIGDDGTEHRMVESLSLIDAVMPDVVATRQNQINQQKQQVKSEGQDTNGEEVVANNEGISNNDRGGDRAAEMEIDEPATGANAGSNASAVEIPASKATKLRGHESEVFICAWNPTTDLLASGSGDSTARIWDMSDNSQAPNQLVLRHCIQKGGTEVPSNKDVTSLDWKCDGTLLATGSYDGYARIWTTDGRLASTLGQHKGPIFALKWNKRGNYILSAGVDKTTIIWDAESGQCTQQFSFHCAPALDVDWQTNTSFASCSTDQCIHVCKLNVDKPIKSFQGHTNEVNAIKWDPQGNLLASCSDDMSLKIWSMKQDTWVHDLQAHSKEIYTIKWSPTGPGTHNPNMNLTLASASFDSTVRLWDVERGVCIHTLTKHTEPVYSVAFSPDGKFLASGSFDKCVHIWSTQSGQLVHSYKGTGGIFEVCWNSRGDKVGASASDGSVFVLDLRKL